CGTTTGCCTGCGCTCGGCGGCGCCGCCGAGCGCAGGCGCCGCCGAGCGCCCGGCCGCCGGGGAGGTCTATGTCGTCGGCGCCCGCGGCCCCGGGCGGTGGTTGGGGCTGCCGCTGCGTCTGCGCCCCGGCGAGGGGTGCGCGGACGGCCTGCTGGCGGGCCTTGACGACAAGTCGCTGCGGCGCTACGCGGGCGAGCTGGAGGTGGCGGGCGACGCCGCCGGCATGTTATCCTTGGTCAATACGGTGGACCTCGAGGCGTACGCGCGGGGGGTGGTGTGCGCGGAGATGGGGCCGAGCTATCCCCTGGAGGCGCTGAAGGCGCAGGCGGTGGCGGTGCGCAGCGAGGCGATGTTCAAGCTCGGCCGCCATCGCGCCGATGGGTTCGACCTGTGCGCCGAGGGCCACTGCCAGGCCTACCGCGGCATCAGCGGACAGGCGCCCGCGGGCGACGCCGCGGTGGCGGCGACGCGGGGGGAGATCCTGACCTACGACGGGCGCCCGGCCGATGCCGTATATCACGCGGTCTGCGGGGGGTACACCGAGGGCGCGCGCGACGTGTGGGGCAGCGACGTTCCTTACCTGCAGGGGGTGGCGGACGGCAACCGCGACGACCGCGGCTACCGCGAGCAGGACGACCGCTTGCGCGCGTACCTGAAGACCTTCCCGGCGGTCAACTGCCGCCAGCCGCAGTACGTTGACCTGTCGCGCTTTCGCTGGGTGCGGACGCTGCCGCGCGAGGAGATTGACAAGTCCCTCGCCGACATGGTGAGCGTCGGCGAGGTGGTGGACTTGCGACCGCTGGAGCGCGGCGCCTCGGGGCGCATCGCGCGCCTGGAGGTGGTGGGCACGCGCGCGACGACCACCCTCAGCCGCGAGCTGGTGATCCGCCGCGCGCTGGGCGACCTGCCGAGCTCGGCCTTCGTGGTCGAGCGCTTGGCCGACGCGGCCGGGCGAGCGGTGGCCTTCGTGCTGTGGGGGGCCGGGTGGGGCCACGGCGTCGGAATGTGCCAGGTCGGGGCGGCGGGCATGGCCGCCGCCGGTCGCGACTACCGGGAGATACTGGCGAAGTACTACCAGGGTGCGGACATCCAGACTCTGTACTGATGGGATGGGGCCCTGGGGGCGCGGGAAGGAGCCACGGGGGAACGACATGACTGCAAGCGAGGGCAAACAGCCGAAGCTGGGCATGGAGGATGGCCGCGCGGCGCGGCGCTGCGTGCGCGACTTGACCCCGGGGGCGAACCTCGCCGGCGAGCAGTACGTCGTGCGCGGCAAGCGCTTGACTCCGTTCAAGAACAAGCCCGGCCAGTACCTGTCGCTGACCCTGGGCGACCGCACCGGCGACATCGAGGCGCGGGTATGGGACAATGCCGAGGCGCTGGCGGCGACGTTCGAGGAGGGCGACGTGGTGGCGGTCAGCGGCCGCGTCGAGGCGTACAAGGACAAACTACAGGTCATCGTCGGCGACCTCAGCCGCTGCGCGCCGGAGCAGGTGCGGCGCGAGGACTTCCTGGCGACGGCCGCGCGCAGCCCGGACGAGATGCTGGAGGAGCTGATCGGGGTCTGCAAGTCGGTGCGCGACCCCGGCCTGCGC
This Armatimonadota bacterium DNA region includes the following protein-coding sequences:
- a CDS encoding SpoIID/LytB domain-containing protein yields the protein MARRLRHRHGGLQSRPSRLAAAALAALAMGLGPRPVGADVAPAQVRVGLAWHRTTVVIGAPGPFVLSAGGEETKGEGDTWTVCLRSAAPPSAGAAERPAAGEVYVVGARGPGRWLGLPLRLRPGEGCADGLLAGLDDKSLRRYAGELEVAGDAAGMLSLVNTVDLEAYARGVVCAEMGPSYPLEALKAQAVAVRSEAMFKLGRHRADGFDLCAEGHCQAYRGISGQAPAGDAAVAATRGEILTYDGRPADAVYHAVCGGYTEGARDVWGSDVPYLQGVADGNRDDRGYREQDDRLRAYLKTFPAVNCRQPQYVDLSRFRWVRTLPREEIDKSLADMVSVGEVVDLRPLERGASGRIARLEVVGTRATTTLSRELVIRRALGDLPSSAFVVERLADAAGRAVAFVLWGAGWGHGVGMCQVGAAGMAAAGRDYREILAKYYQGADIQTLY